In Thermodesulfatator atlanticus DSM 21156, the following proteins share a genomic window:
- a CDS encoding PEP-CTERM sorting domain-containing protein, whose translation MRKFSIYLSVILLALFISTSAFAIQWPTIWKGKFTNWEYFNPNAVPGQVSADGIEDNWGIARMTSIYDLTDPNQPQVWSDVAGDNNSLRIFFWGLDLAEWDNNTLDYKMHAADTGAYLELYEWNEDWDVSIVDPANRTSTEEFAGITNGGTLLARFEFTYGVVPGDNETIAAGRTNDTNNPPQGDGQAYLKVVPNVGTMWEIFDQDRNAVLAAMAADGIVPQDPDAIDPEADIWLKFSFSPDSLTDFDLKSEDPVYGATPEPATLVLLGAGMLLVGSVVRKRTK comes from the coding sequence ATGAGAAAGTTTAGTATTTATTTGAGTGTTATTTTGCTGGCGCTTTTTATCAGCACCAGTGCATTTGCTATCCAGTGGCCCACTATCTGGAAGGGTAAATTCACCAATTGGGAATACTTTAATCCAAACGCAGTGCCTGGTCAGGTTTCAGCGGATGGAATTGAGGACAACTGGGGTATTGCTCGCATGACCAGCATTTATGATCTCACAGATCCTAACCAGCCCCAAGTATGGAGTGATGTTGCTGGAGATAATAACTCTTTAAGAATTTTCTTCTGGGGCTTGGACTTGGCTGAGTGGGATAATAATACCCTTGATTACAAGATGCATGCAGCTGATACTGGTGCTTATTTAGAACTTTATGAGTGGAACGAAGACTGGGATGTTTCTATCGTTGACCCTGCAAACCGTACAAGCACCGAAGAATTTGCCGGTATTACCAATGGTGGAACTTTGCTTGCCCGTTTTGAATTCACCTATGGTGTAGTACCTGGAGATAACGAAACCATCGCCGCGGGAAGAACTAACGATACCAATAATCCCCCCCAAGGAGATGGTCAGGCCTATTTAAAGGTAGTTCCTAATGTAGGGACCATGTGGGAAATTTTTGACCAAGACCGCAACGCAGTTTTAGCTGCTATGGCAGCAGATGGAATTGTCCCTCAAGATCCCGATGCCATTGACCCCGAAGCAGATATCTGGCTTAAGTTTAGCTTTTCTCCCGATTCACTGACAGATTTCGACCTTAAATCTGAAGACCCTGTTTACGGGGCCACTCCAGAGCCTGCCACCCTGGTACTT
- a CDS encoding N-acyl amino acid synthase FeeM domain-containing protein, whose protein sequence is MPDVLKSSAYKASFAKNREDFRKAFSLVYSRYLACKLIHPNERELFYTPYQALPESRVCLGFKLSGTNKTLVSTATVVLDSQLGLPSDSTYQAELDALRDQGRKLAEITCLAAERDFCYRNGLLYVFRLLYRYARKKGATDFVISIHPKHREFYEKIFLFTPIGPVRYYKNLYDAPAILERLDLTTVREKYYSLYGEFPEGRLFADFLLDISFLSDIWELSRITNMKSKDFWHFYMDFWRLFPSFPPHFQRFFSLHFDMVLSERRLIA, encoded by the coding sequence GTGCCTGATGTTCTTAAAAGCAGCGCATACAAGGCCTCTTTTGCCAAAAATAGAGAAGATTTCAGGAAAGCCTTCTCTTTGGTGTATAGTCGTTATTTGGCCTGCAAATTGATCCACCCCAATGAAAGGGAACTTTTTTACACACCCTACCAGGCACTTCCTGAGAGCAGGGTTTGTCTGGGATTTAAGCTATCCGGCACAAACAAAACCCTTGTGAGCACGGCCACCGTTGTGCTTGATTCGCAGTTGGGCCTTCCAAGCGACAGCACTTACCAAGCAGAACTGGATGCCTTAAGAGACCAAGGCCGCAAACTTGCAGAAATAACCTGTCTTGCTGCAGAGCGTGACTTTTGCTATCGGAATGGTCTTCTTTATGTCTTTCGTCTCCTATACCGCTACGCACGCAAAAAAGGCGCTACCGATTTTGTTATTTCTATTCATCCAAAGCACAGGGAGTTCTATGAAAAAATTTTCCTATTTACGCCTATAGGTCCGGTGAGATACTACAAAAATCTTTATGATGCTCCCGCTATCCTTGAACGTCTTGACCTTACCACTGTCAGGGAAAAATATTACTCCCTTTATGGAGAGTTCCCTGAAGGGCGTCTTTTTGCTGATTTTTTGTTGGATATAAGCTTTTTAAGCGATATTTGGGAGCTTTCGCGTATTACGAACATGAAATCTAAAGATTTTTGGCATTTTTATATGGACTTCTGGAGACTTTTTCCTTCTTTTCCTCCACATTTTCAGAGGTTCTTTTCTCTTCACTTTGATATGGTCCTTTCAGAAAGACGCTTGATTGCTTAA
- a CDS encoding N-acyl amino acid synthase FeeM domain-containing protein: MRDSKKEQHWILRRLKLSKFAEHVYQWQQNLIVKFVEKPKELKTIYRFVHERYIDAGIIEPQPNGLWVTKYHLFPDTKVVAAYLKNDSNFEKPICTATIVFDKLKRGLPCDGIYQDILDELRAQGKKLVELCSLAALPNLQARNAYFILFKMLYKYIEQKRYTDIVVVIKPKHRSFYKKILRFRCFKERTYPRFRNVTALLAHLDLIHAEKEYKEIYSEFPKDYNLYLFFKRPLY, encoded by the coding sequence ATGAGAGATAGCAAAAAAGAACAGCATTGGATTTTAAGGCGTCTTAAGCTTTCAAAGTTCGCAGAACACGTTTACCAGTGGCAACAAAATCTAATAGTAAAATTTGTTGAAAAACCTAAAGAGTTAAAAACTATCTATAGATTTGTTCATGAGCGCTATATAGACGCCGGCATTATAGAACCTCAGCCTAATGGCCTATGGGTTACAAAATATCATTTATTTCCTGATACTAAAGTAGTAGCTGCTTATCTTAAAAATGACTCCAATTTTGAAAAGCCCATTTGCACGGCAACTATCGTATTTGATAAACTGAAAAGAGGCCTTCCTTGTGACGGAATATACCAAGACATATTGGATGAATTAAGAGCCCAAGGGAAAAAGTTAGTTGAACTATGTTCTCTTGCAGCTTTGCCAAATTTACAGGCAAGAAACGCTTATTTCATTCTTTTTAAGATGCTTTATAAATATATCGAGCAAAAAAGATATACTGATATCGTAGTAGTAATCAAACCGAAACATAGAAGTTTTTATAAAAAAATTTTACGATTCAGGTGTTTTAAAGAAAGAACTTATCCACGTTTTAGAAATGTTACTGCTCTTTTGGCACATCTAGATTTAATCCATGCAGAAAAAGAATATAAAGAAATATACAGCGAATTTCCTAAAGATTACAACTTATATCTATTTTTTAAGAGACCTTTATATTAA
- a CDS encoding N-acyl amino acid synthase FeeM domain-containing protein — MLAQEAEQISKPELPIEIRRRRRRMMLSRIPECLKKRIVKISFCTKKEEFEEAFNLLYRRYHAVGLLPRQPEEIFFTPYQALPDSRVCIARDMKTGKVTSTATLVIDSELGLPSDSLYKDIIDKLRKEGRKLAEFTCLAAETDIYSRNGLFYVFRMLYKYAAKQGVTDLVISVHPKHSTFYELTLLFERIGPLRYYPNLVDAPAYLERLELVDVQKKYEEAYLPFKEGEIIVDFFFLRRYPEDISELSKPRNMTSDIFSYFFLERTNKFESLEPKFKEFFLNYYGPGCLNKKEALA, encoded by the coding sequence ATGTTAGCACAAGAGGCTGAACAAATATCTAAACCAGAGCTTCCTATTGAAATACGACGCAGGCGCAGGCGTATGATGCTTTCGCGCATTCCGGAATGCCTTAAAAAAAGAATTGTTAAAATTTCTTTTTGTACTAAAAAAGAAGAGTTCGAAGAGGCCTTCAATCTTCTCTACCGTCGCTACCACGCGGTAGGGCTCCTTCCTCGCCAGCCAGAGGAAATTTTTTTCACCCCGTATCAAGCTCTGCCAGATAGCCGGGTTTGTATTGCTCGCGACATGAAAACCGGAAAGGTTACTAGTACTGCTACCCTGGTGATTGACTCAGAGCTAGGACTTCCCAGTGATTCCTTGTACAAAGACATTATTGACAAGTTGCGCAAAGAGGGCCGCAAACTCGCTGAATTCACCTGCCTTGCCGCAGAAACGGATATCTACAGCAGAAACGGGCTTTTTTACGTGTTTCGTATGCTTTATAAATACGCTGCCAAGCAGGGGGTAACTGATCTCGTTATCTCGGTTCATCCCAAGCATAGTACTTTTTATGAACTTACTCTTCTTTTTGAGCGCATAGGCCCGCTTCGCTATTATCCCAACCTGGTCGATGCTCCGGCTTATCTTGAAAGGCTTGAGCTTGTCGATGTGCAAAAAAAATACGAAGAAGCCTACCTCCCCTTTAAGGAAGGTGAAATCATCGTAGATTTCTTCTTCCTTAGAAGATATCCGGAAGATATTTCCGAGCTCAGTAAGCCCCGCAATATGACCTCAGACATTTTTAGTTACTTTTTTCTTGAGCGGACGAATAAATTCGAAAGCCTTGAACCCAAGTTCAAAGAATTTTTCCTAAATTATTATGGGCCGGGGTGTTTGAACAAGAAAGAGGCTTTAGCCTGA
- a CDS encoding efflux RND transporter permease subunit — protein sequence MAHSFYERYVLKFKKPWLVAVALFIFFCAWQAATLPVVTSTDAIIPRDNLWHFYEKFRAQFGADDGIAVVIHAKENIFTPSTLAYIQELTSAFEEINEVESVLSLTNVEDVKGGEEIFSVEPLVGEEIPKDPKILAQIRERARKNPLIYENLVSKDFLTTMILLRTAYQGEDLNFENRLLHKVEKVLAEHPLPDGLEIHLAGWPVVNVNMAAYMNKDLMIFVPGCFVLLCFLVYAFLHSWRAVLGAGLIINLSLLAAMASLNLVGGALSPMTSILAPLTMALALSDVIHVATSYFKLPEGRRSISQVVAETWVPCFLTSLTTAIGFASLMVSRVPSIREFGGAAALAMFAEYFLTFTLFAFLLPWIAKGRFRIGFNKGIINPLVDSYPWWAKKVLIVFVFVFVVSLSIADHIKVDTNVIDFFHHSTPVYQDVIFVDRHLGGAQTIEISLKNPKGDFLDPALLKKIDEVASWLEKHPMFSKVVSPAEFFKLMNRAFHNEDPKFFSVPESRELLAQYLLLYGGTELEHFLNEDQNWARISARTPEHSSVEINKAVKELSQELQKVFAGTGVEFSITGKTYLVNRTADDIVNSQVESLLTAAFLIFGIMFLVLRSFKMGILAIPSNVFPLVANFGFMALAGIPLNTSTATISAVAIGIAVDDTIHFLVRYRRNRKGEDPINAVRTTLRQKGTAVLTTSLALVAAFLVLGVSKFIPTVQFGMLCALVIGLALLADMLLLPALIYVGRKIF from the coding sequence ATGGCACACTCTTTTTATGAACGTTACGTACTGAAGTTTAAAAAGCCTTGGCTTGTGGCTGTCGCCCTGTTTATTTTCTTTTGTGCCTGGCAAGCCGCCACCCTTCCGGTGGTCACCTCAACAGATGCCATCATCCCGCGGGACAACCTCTGGCACTTTTACGAAAAATTTCGCGCACAATTTGGCGCAGACGACGGCATCGCCGTGGTAATTCACGCCAAAGAAAACATTTTCACCCCAAGCACCCTTGCGTATATCCAAGAGCTTACTTCAGCCTTTGAAGAAATTAACGAAGTGGAAAGTGTACTTTCTCTCACCAACGTTGAGGACGTAAAAGGTGGAGAAGAAATATTTTCAGTTGAACCTCTGGTAGGAGAAGAAATCCCAAAAGACCCGAAAATACTTGCGCAAATAAGAGAACGTGCGCGAAAAAATCCCCTTATTTACGAAAATCTCGTCTCCAAAGACTTCCTCACCACGATGATTTTACTGCGCACCGCCTATCAGGGTGAAGACTTAAATTTTGAAAACCGCCTACTTCACAAAGTAGAAAAAGTCCTCGCTGAACATCCTTTACCAGATGGGCTTGAGATTCACCTGGCGGGCTGGCCGGTAGTAAACGTCAACATGGCCGCCTATATGAACAAAGACTTGATGATATTCGTTCCTGGCTGTTTTGTGCTTTTGTGTTTTTTAGTCTATGCCTTTTTGCATTCCTGGCGTGCAGTACTTGGGGCAGGACTCATTATCAATCTTTCCCTCCTTGCGGCCATGGCCTCCCTTAACCTTGTGGGAGGTGCTTTAAGCCCCATGACCTCGATTCTTGCGCCTCTGACTATGGCTTTAGCCCTTTCAGACGTAATCCACGTAGCCACAAGCTATTTCAAACTTCCCGAAGGTAGGCGTTCTATTTCTCAAGTAGTCGCAGAAACCTGGGTCCCTTGTTTTCTCACAAGCCTTACCACTGCCATTGGCTTTGCCTCGCTCATGGTCTCTCGTGTTCCTTCTATCCGTGAATTTGGTGGCGCGGCAGCCCTTGCCATGTTTGCAGAATATTTCTTAACCTTCACCCTTTTTGCCTTTTTGCTCCCCTGGATTGCCAAGGGTCGTTTCAGGATCGGCTTCAATAAAGGGATCATCAATCCCCTTGTAGATTCTTATCCCTGGTGGGCTAAAAAAGTACTCATTGTTTTTGTCTTCGTTTTTGTTGTCAGCCTATCAATTGCCGACCATATCAAAGTTGACACCAATGTGATTGACTTTTTCCATCATTCAACCCCGGTATATCAAGACGTAATCTTTGTGGACCGACACCTTGGTGGTGCGCAAACCATAGAAATTTCATTAAAAAACCCAAAAGGAGATTTCCTTGACCCTGCACTACTTAAAAAAATAGACGAAGTAGCCAGCTGGCTTGAAAAACACCCTATGTTTTCAAAGGTCGTTTCGCCGGCAGAGTTTTTTAAGCTCATGAACCGGGCGTTTCATAACGAAGACCCTAAGTTCTTTAGCGTACCAGAAAGCCGGGAACTTCTTGCCCAATATTTGCTCCTTTACGGGGGCACCGAGCTAGAGCACTTCTTAAACGAAGACCAGAACTGGGCGCGTATCTCAGCACGCACCCCTGAACACAGTTCCGTTGAAATTAACAAAGCCGTAAAAGAGCTTAGCCAGGAACTTCAAAAAGTCTTTGCTGGAACAGGCGTTGAATTTTCCATAACAGGCAAAACTTATCTTGTTAATCGCACCGCAGATGATATCGTAAACAGCCAGGTGGAAAGCCTTTTGACCGCGGCCTTTCTCATCTTTGGGATTATGTTCCTTGTCTTGCGTTCCTTTAAAATGGGGATTCTTGCGATCCCCTCAAACGTCTTTCCCTTGGTAGCCAATTTTGGCTTTATGGCTTTAGCGGGCATCCCTCTTAACACCTCTACCGCTACGATCTCAGCGGTAGCCATAGGTATAGCTGTTGATGACACCATTCACTTTTTAGTACGCTATCGGCGCAATCGCAAAGGAGAAGACCCGATAAACGCGGTTAGAACCACCTTGCGGCAGAAGGGCACCGCAGTTTTAACTACCTCGCTGGCGTTGGTAGCCGCCTTTTTGGTCTTGGGCGTCTCAAAGTTTATCCCCACGGTACAGTTTGGTATGCTTTGCGCCCTGGTAATAGGGCTTGCCCTTTTGGCTGATATGCTCCTTCTTCCGGCGCTGATTTACGTTGGCCGAAAAATCTTCTGA
- a CDS encoding DUF1302 family protein encodes MVKKALLAIILGFFLWNSAYGAEKFDFSGRFFARGAIDLKHDKAIEDQRLDHEKLRLEARFSPSYSLDIKTGVLLDRLAYYGNKNTREETRVEPWETYLRYVGRAFELTIGNQIIRWGKVDELTILDNLTRQDMRELFTLRLEERQRPWPWLRLQYFQDSFTLEGVFTLWPLWPERDDFDSDWAVFDHLRKELARDPIFQALNLKLKKDEPPVGLKNAEWGLRLSGTNKGVDWEVSYLYAHDRSFYYYVEDYPVKGLWLEHPAEPLKDLRAQLPSLNITGDTIYVSYPRDSIFGFAFETTFHDMGVRGEVAYHTSRVFLKKNLEAVKKPYLQWVIGIDYRFESGLYLNLQFLQQRILGWSEDILFDPKLDSYIFVRLSKSFLQDFLEIRLDGTYGITTRGYFLNPEIAYKITDDFEIFAGLHLIDGPQGTFFDVFDHNDQVYLGLELNF; translated from the coding sequence CTGGTAAAGAAGGCCTTACTTGCCATAATTCTGGGGTTCTTTCTTTGGAATTCGGCTTACGGAGCGGAAAAATTTGACTTTTCTGGAAGATTTTTCGCCCGCGGTGCTATTGATTTAAAGCACGACAAGGCCATTGAAGATCAGCGGCTTGACCACGAAAAACTGCGTCTTGAGGCGCGCTTTTCTCCCTCTTACAGCCTAGATATCAAAACAGGAGTCCTGTTAGACCGTCTGGCATATTATGGCAACAAAAACACCCGCGAAGAAACCCGGGTAGAACCCTGGGAAACTTACCTTCGCTATGTTGGAAGAGCCTTTGAACTAACCATCGGGAACCAAATTATCCGCTGGGGCAAAGTCGATGAGCTTACGATTCTGGATAACCTAACACGTCAGGACATGCGCGAGCTTTTCACCCTGCGTTTAGAAGAAAGACAGCGCCCCTGGCCCTGGCTACGCCTACAATACTTTCAGGATAGCTTCACCCTTGAAGGGGTTTTTACCCTCTGGCCCCTGTGGCCGGAGCGCGATGACTTTGACTCAGACTGGGCCGTATTTGACCACCTGCGCAAAGAGCTTGCCAGAGACCCTATCTTTCAGGCACTAAACCTCAAGCTTAAAAAAGACGAACCACCAGTTGGTCTTAAAAACGCTGAATGGGGCCTGCGCTTAAGTGGCACCAACAAAGGGGTTGACTGGGAAGTATCCTATCTCTACGCCCACGACAGGTCTTTTTACTACTACGTGGAAGATTATCCGGTAAAGGGCCTCTGGCTTGAACACCCTGCTGAACCTTTGAAAGACTTAAGGGCACAGCTCCCATCTTTAAACATTACCGGAGACACCATTTATGTCAGCTATCCGCGGGATAGCATCTTTGGTTTTGCCTTTGAAACTACTTTTCACGACATGGGAGTAAGGGGTGAAGTTGCCTACCACACCAGCCGCGTTTTTCTAAAGAAAAATCTTGAAGCTGTAAAAAAGCCTTATCTCCAGTGGGTCATCGGGATTGATTATCGCTTTGAGTCTGGCCTTTATCTTAACCTCCAGTTCTTGCAACAAAGAATACTTGGTTGGAGCGAAGACATCCTCTTTGACCCAAAGCTTGATTCATATATTTTTGTGCGCCTTTCAAAAAGTTTTCTGCAAGATTTCCTAGAAATACGCCTTGATGGTACTTACGGCATCACCACCCGGGGATATTTCTTGAACCCTGAGATTGCTTACAAAATAACAGACGATTTCGAAATATTTGCCGGGCTTCATCTGATTGACGGGCCTCAGGGGACTTTTTTCGATGTGTTTGACCATAACGACCAAGTTTATTTAGGTCTGGAACTGAATTTCTAA
- a CDS encoding outer membrane lipoprotein-sorting protein: MRAFLVLLIIAIANPVWALTGEEIAWKVYNRPQGKDSLAESVMILKSASGREKTRTMKVYFREDQKARYTLIRFLSPKDIAGTAFLSIAYHNGDEDQFLYLPALKRTRRIAGSFRFHRFVNSDFIYEDLERHYPPKYHHELLKEEPFQGDPCYVVKSWPKKKKDSIYGYWIQWITKEGFLPVRIDLYDRKGRLSKRFTAKEWKKIQGYWTVLSSEMEDLKNKHKTILKINKIVYDQGLDPSIFTKRSLERW, translated from the coding sequence ATGCGTGCATTTCTTGTTTTACTTATAATTGCCATAGCAAACCCAGTTTGGGCCCTTACCGGAGAAGAAATTGCCTGGAAGGTCTATAACCGCCCGCAGGGCAAAGACTCTCTTGCAGAAAGTGTCATGATTTTAAAAAGTGCAAGTGGGCGTGAAAAAACGCGAACAATGAAAGTTTACTTCCGCGAAGACCAAAAGGCCCGCTATACCCTTATCCGCTTTCTCTCACCTAAAGACATCGCTGGCACCGCCTTTTTGTCCATTGCCTACCACAATGGCGACGAAGACCAATTTCTCTATCTCCCTGCCCTTAAGCGTACCCGCCGCATCGCTGGCTCTTTCAGGTTTCATCGCTTTGTTAACTCGGACTTTATTTACGAGGACCTAGAAAGGCACTATCCTCCCAAATATCATCACGAACTTCTAAAAGAAGAGCCTTTTCAGGGGGACCCTTGCTACGTGGTCAAATCCTGGCCCAAAAAGAAAAAGGACTCCATCTACGGATACTGGATTCAATGGATAACCAAAGAAGGCTTTTTGCCAGTGCGCATTGACCTTTACGATCGTAAAGGCCGCCTCTCAAAAAGATTTACCGCCAAAGAATGGAAAAAAATCCAAGGATACTGGACTGTGCTTTCCTCTGAAATGGAAGATTTAAAAAATAAGCATAAAACCATTCTCAAAATAAATAAAATCGTATATGATCAAGGACTTGATCCGTCAATCTTTACCAAAAGGAGCCTTGAGCGCTGGTAA
- the pyrF gene encoding orotidine-5'-phosphate decarboxylase: MDVKERLIFPLDVPSLKEACAWVARLKEVVGIFKIGLELFVAHGPQAIEAVRDAGAEEIFLDLKLHDIPATMQQAARAASRHGVDILTVHMLAGRQAVRKTVEAIEGGTKVFGVTILTSHTRAELMEIGYAPELSRDIKEAVLRLANLAYRAGCHGIVCSGKEVAAVKEAYRHLRTIVPGVRPLWAADPQDQARVVTPGEAIRAGADYLVIGRPIREAEDPSSAAAKILDEMKEAFQERGLIFG; encoded by the coding sequence GTGGACGTAAAAGAAAGGCTAATTTTCCCCCTTGATGTTCCTTCACTAAAAGAAGCATGTGCCTGGGTGGCTCGCCTAAAAGAAGTGGTAGGCATATTTAAAATTGGGCTTGAGCTCTTTGTAGCCCACGGACCTCAGGCCATTGAAGCTGTGCGTGATGCTGGTGCGGAAGAGATATTCCTCGATCTTAAACTTCACGATATCCCTGCCACCATGCAGCAGGCAGCAAGGGCTGCTAGTCGCCATGGGGTTGACATTTTGACCGTGCACATGCTTGCAGGGCGCCAGGCTGTGCGCAAGACCGTTGAAGCCATCGAAGGCGGAACCAAAGTTTTTGGGGTCACCATCCTTACATCCCATACCCGGGCTGAGCTCATGGAAATAGGTTATGCGCCAGAGCTTTCGCGCGATATAAAAGAAGCCGTACTTCGTCTCGCGAACTTAGCATATCGGGCGGGGTGTCACGGAATAGTCTGTTCTGGCAAGGAAGTCGCCGCGGTAAAAGAGGCCTATCGTCATTTGCGCACCATTGTACCGGGGGTAAGGCCCCTTTGGGCAGCAGATCCCCAGGATCAAGCCCGGGTGGTCACTCCAGGAGAAGCCATTCGCGCAGGGGCTGATTATCTCGTAATAGGAAGGCCTATTCGCGAAGCTGAAGACCCTTCTTCTGCAGCGGCCAAGATCCTTGACGAGATGAAAGAAGCCTTTCAAGAAAGGGGGCTCATCTTTGGGTAA
- a CDS encoding DUF763 domain-containing protein yields the protein MGKRTGVAELPLHGGHAPRWLFARMVRLSRALVEVIAREFGPEEFLRRLADPYWFQAFGCVLGFDWHSSGLTTTVCGALKEALRPLAKDIGIFVCGGKARASRRTPQEIEDWLEACALPGSFKRLTHHSRLVAKVDNTALQDGYQLYHHSFFFTKSGAWAVVQQGMNQSNSYARRYHWLGERVKSFVNEPHTGIAAQKIEKEVLNLVAKESAEVRSSILALSKEKPDTILKEIAKAKKLILHKRHEITENDLEPRGLKKVLLKTYELKPKNFEEMLALEGLGPKNLRALTLISELIYDVSASRKDPARFSFAHGGKDGHPYPVNKPVYDQSIAYLEEMLNQARLEYSEKAKAFRRLHRLF from the coding sequence TTGGGTAAAAGGACCGGGGTGGCAGAGCTTCCTCTTCACGGTGGTCATGCCCCGCGATGGCTTTTTGCGCGTATGGTGCGTCTTTCCCGCGCCCTGGTAGAAGTTATTGCAAGGGAGTTTGGCCCGGAAGAGTTTTTGCGCCGCTTAGCTGACCCTTATTGGTTTCAGGCCTTTGGCTGTGTCCTTGGTTTTGACTGGCATTCATCCGGGCTAACTACTACTGTGTGCGGTGCCTTAAAAGAAGCCTTAAGGCCCCTTGCCAAAGATATTGGGATTTTCGTTTGCGGGGGCAAGGCCAGGGCTTCAAGGCGCACCCCTCAAGAAATAGAAGACTGGCTTGAGGCATGTGCTTTGCCAGGTAGCTTTAAAAGGCTTACTCATCATAGCAGGCTTGTTGCCAAAGTTGACAATACTGCGCTTCAGGACGGTTACCAGCTTTACCACCATTCGTTTTTCTTTACGAAATCAGGGGCCTGGGCTGTGGTGCAACAGGGAATGAACCAGTCTAATTCTTATGCCAGGCGTTATCATTGGCTGGGGGAGAGGGTTAAAAGTTTTGTAAATGAGCCCCACACAGGGATTGCCGCGCAAAAAATAGAAAAGGAAGTTTTAAACCTTGTGGCCAAGGAAAGTGCAGAGGTGAGAAGTTCTATTTTAGCCCTTTCAAAGGAAAAGCCTGATACCATCTTAAAAGAAATAGCTAAAGCTAAGAAATTGATTTTACATAAAAGACATGAAATTACCGAAAATGACCTTGAACCAAGGGGCTTAAAAAAAGTTTTATTAAAGACCTATGAGCTTAAGCCTAAGAACTTTGAAGAAATGCTTGCACTAGAGGGGCTTGGCCCTAAAAACTTAAGGGCACTAACTCTTATCTCTGAGCTAATCTACGATGTCTCTGCTTCGCGTAAAGATCCCGCGCGTTTTTCCTTTGCCCACGGCGGCAAAGACGGGCATCCTTATCCGGTCAACAAGCCGGTTTATGACCAAAGTATTGCTTACCTTGAGGAAATGCTTAACCAGGCACGGCTTGAATATTCAGAAAAGGCAAAGGCCTTTAGACGCCTTCATCGTCTTTTTTAG
- a CDS encoding RsbRD N-terminal domain-containing protein — translation MKIKELIEERRADIESRWYELILETYPKEAAAFFKKNKDEFTNPVGARLSTGVIGILQEIIKEEPSEDKIKEYLDEILRVRAVQEFTPAEAVRAIPLVKKAIRDVLSAELEDISLLKEFLALEDQIDEITLKGFEIYHQCRERLYHLKVEEWKSRMYMLLRRAKMVYDEREGSIPPEQI, via the coding sequence ATGAAAATCAAAGAACTTATTGAAGAGAGAAGGGCAGATATTGAAAGCCGCTGGTATGAATTGATCCTCGAAACCTACCCTAAAGAAGCCGCGGCTTTTTTTAAAAAAAACAAAGACGAATTTACCAACCCTGTGGGTGCCCGCTTAAGCACCGGTGTCATCGGTATTCTCCAGGAAATAATCAAAGAAGAACCCAGTGAAGATAAAATAAAAGAATACCTTGATGAAATTTTGCGCGTAAGAGCAGTGCAGGAATTTACTCCTGCGGAGGCGGTGCGCGCTATACCTCTCGTAAAAAAAGCCATCCGCGATGTCCTTTCCGCCGAACTTGAAGATATTTCCCTTTTGAAAGAGTTTTTGGCCCTAGAAGACCAAATAGACGAGATTACGCTTAAAGGTTTCGAGATATATCACCAATGTCGGGAAAGATTGTACCATTTGAAGGTTGAAGAATGGAAAAGCCGTATGTATATGCTGCTGAGAAGGGCCAAGATGGTGTATGACGAAAGGGAAGGAAGTATTCCTCCAGAACAAATTTGA